A DNA window from Hordeum vulgare subsp. vulgare chromosome 1H, MorexV3_pseudomolecules_assembly, whole genome shotgun sequence contains the following coding sequences:
- the LOC123442537 gene encoding bZIP transcription factor 39-like → MAEPALLDPSSHFDLRHYPPGLFDPDLHLADDHGLPLGNFGLGPAGDCDDLDFDLPADFSVEDFLLRSPDRSDSAAGSGPTASSSSPAASGTGSAVADGSCEVKHEDSDEGKSSGAPNWSLKRKPASPAPSSEAAKCRRSGDGEVSPSASASRAAADSDEGGPVGEGEDTRRAARLIRNRESAQLSRQRKKRYVEELEEKVKSMNSVINDLNSKISFIVAENATLRQQLGNGGGNCPPPGMYPPGAMPGMHFPWVPGYALRPHGSHVPLVPIPRLKTQQPVAATKATKKPDNKKAVDSKSKTKTKTKKVASVSLLSLMLVMLLFGAFVPGFNHNFGLSGGSDSAMFRNFGQPHDRVVSVNNQGKVPKGGPNNSDMTGVDSGMMMGTDDSADQKHQPVLNSSETLPALLYVPRNGKHVKINGNLIIHSVLASEKAVAHGTSKQNSGQSGIDHKETSTAIARHLSLPGNNMNPQEKSPVDGPLPQWFREGMAGPILNSGMCSEVFQFDISAATNSGGIIPASPAVNSSSVNATRKIPTPAPAYYGKLKNRRIMYNEAAIPLTGKTVNNTEPFNRTSESSKLPDKKPASSVVVSVLADPREAGDGDSDPRMTPKSLSRIFVVVLLDGVRYVTYSCTLPFKSASPHLVN, encoded by the exons ATGGCGGAGCCGGCCCTCCTCGACCCCTCCTCCCACTTCGACCTCCGCCACTACCCGCCCGGCCTCTTCGACCCGGACCTCCACCTCGCGGACGACCACGGCCTGCCGCTCGGGAATTTCGGCCTCGGCCCCGCCGGCGACTGCGACGACCTCGACTTCGACCTGCCCGCTGATTTCTCCGTCGAGGATTTCCTCCTCCGCTCCCCCGACCGGAGCGACTCCGCCGCCGGATCCGGCCCCACCGCCTCCTCGTCCTCCCCCGCCGCCTCCGGCACCGGCTCCGCCGTCGCCGACGGCAGCTGCGAGGTCAAGCACGAGGACTCGGACGAGGGGAAGAGCAGCGGCGCCCCTAACTGGAGCCTGAAGCGGAAGCCGGCGAGCCCCGCGCCCAGCTCGGAGGCGGCCAAGTGCCGCCGATCCGGGGACGGTGAGGTTTCTCCTTCCGCGTCGGCCTCGCGGGCCGCCGCGGACTCCGACGAGGGCGGCCCCGTCGGCGAGGGGGAGGACACGAGGCGGGCGGCGCGGCTGATACGGAACCGCGAGAGCGCGCAGCTGTCGCGGCAGAGGAAGAAGCGCTATGTCGAGGAGCTGGAGGAGAAGGTCAAGTCAATGAACTCGGTCATAAACGACCTCAATTCTAAGATCTCCTTCATTGTGGCGGAGAATGCAACACTGCGGCAGCAACTCGGTAACGGCGGCGGGAATTGCCCACCTCCTGGGATGTATCCACCGGGAGCAATGCCCGGCATGCATTTCCCTTGGGTGCCTGGGTATGCCCTGCGGCCTCATGGTTCCCATGTCCCTCTTGTACCAATTCCTCGGCTAAAGACGCAGCAGCCAGTAGCTGCAACCAAGGCTACAAAGAAACCAGACAACAAGAAGGCTGTGGACAGCAAGAGTAAGACCAAGACCAAGACCAAGAAGGTGGCAAGTGTTAGCCTTCTCAGTTTGATGCTTGTTATGCTCCTCTTTGGTGCTTTTGTTCCAGGGTTCAATCACAATTTTGGATTGAGTGGGGGGAGCGACAGTGCAATGTTTAGGAATTTTGGTCAGCCTCATGATAGGGTAGTGAGTGTCAATAACCAGGGTAAAGTACCTAAGGGAGGTCCAAATAATAGTGACATGACTGGTGTTGATTCTGGAATGATGATGGGGACTGATGACAGTGCTGACCAGAAGCATCAACCTGTGCTTAACTCAAGTGAGACCCTGCCTGCTTTGTTGTATGTGCCAAGGAATGGAAAACATGTGAAGATCAATGGCAATCTGATTATTCATTCTGTACTTGCAAGTGAGAAAGCGGTAGCACATGGGACTTCAAAACAAAACAGTGGCCAGTCAGGTATAGATCACAAAGAGACTAGTACAGCCATAGCTCGTCATCTGTCACTGCCTGGAAATAATATGAACCCACAAGAGAAATCCCCAGTAGATGGACCATTGCCACAGTGGTTCCGTGAAGGAATGGCAG GCCCTATCCTAAATTCTGGAATGTGCAGCGAGGTATTTCAGTTTGACATTTCCGCTGCCACCAATTCTGGTGGCATAATACCTGCTTCTCCAGCTGTGAACTCCTCAAGTGTTAATGCTACTCGAAAGATTCCAACACCAGCTCCTGCTTATTACGGCAAGCTGAAGAATAGGAGGATCATGTACAATGAGGCGGCGATTCCACTCACTGGGAAAACGGTGAACAACACAGAGCCTTTTAACAGAACTTCTGAAAGCAGCAAGTTACCTGATAAGAAGCCAGCATCTTCGGTAGTTGTTTCCGTGCTAGCTGACCCCAGGGAGGCTGGTGATGGCGACAGTGATCCAAGGATGACACCGAAGTCCCTCTCCAGGATATTTGTTGTTGTTCTCCTTGATGGTGTCAGATATGTCACATACTCCTGCACTCTTCCTTTCAAGAGTGCCAGTCCTCATCTTGTAAACTAA